Proteins from one Bifidobacterium sp. ESL0732 genomic window:
- a CDS encoding glycoside hydrolase family 13 protein, with the protein MTTNNTRDDWWKQAVVYQVYPRSFKDVNGDGIGDIAGVTEKMDYLKALGVDAIWLSPFYPSDLADGGYDVIDYRNVDPRLGTMDDFDKMAETAHKAGLKVIVDIVPNHTSTKHRFFKEALRAGRGSAARDRYIFREGRGKNGELPPNDWQSFFGGPAWKRVDDGQWYFHLFAVEQADLNWKNPDVHEEFRKTFRFWSEHGVDGFRIDVAHGLAKDFDSRSMEELGREYNTQDQENHDGRNPMWDRPEVHDIYKEWRKVFNEYNPPRFAVGEAWVVPEHQHLYASPDELGQVFNFEFAKANWDVDEMRTAIIEGLESATQSGGSTSTWVMSNHDIVRNPSRYGLPKVKANGQHQLPKDWLLRDGKTYIEDRELGTRRARAAAMMEFGLPGSVYIYQGEELGLFEVPNIPWDRLEDPTPFRTARNFSDKGRDGCRVPLPWIAGDEPKPASWSEDGAFGEGASFGFSPKKKADGTPSADPHLPQPLWFKDFAADKEATDPTSMLNFYRSALRNRAELLTSTGDHDSLDWLDMGHDVIAYTRPAKASDESKATFASITNFGAAPVALPKGKVLLTSAGLAEDGGLPQDASAWLLLDK; encoded by the coding sequence ATGACCACCAACAACACGCGCGACGACTGGTGGAAGCAGGCCGTCGTCTATCAGGTCTATCCGCGCAGCTTCAAGGACGTCAATGGCGACGGCATCGGCGACATCGCCGGTGTCACCGAGAAGATGGACTATCTGAAGGCGTTGGGTGTGGACGCAATCTGGCTCTCCCCCTTCTACCCCTCCGATCTGGCCGACGGCGGCTATGACGTGATCGACTATCGCAACGTCGACCCGCGGCTCGGTACCATGGATGACTTCGACAAGATGGCGGAGACCGCTCACAAGGCCGGCCTCAAGGTCATCGTCGACATCGTGCCGAACCATACCTCTACTAAGCACCGTTTCTTTAAAGAGGCGCTCAGGGCCGGACGAGGCAGTGCCGCCCGCGACCGCTACATCTTCCGCGAAGGACGAGGCAAGAACGGCGAATTACCGCCGAACGACTGGCAGTCGTTTTTCGGTGGCCCAGCTTGGAAACGCGTCGACGACGGCCAGTGGTATTTCCACCTCTTCGCGGTCGAGCAGGCCGATCTCAACTGGAAGAACCCAGACGTTCACGAGGAGTTCAGGAAGACATTCCGCTTCTGGAGCGAGCACGGCGTGGATGGTTTCCGTATCGACGTGGCCCACGGCCTGGCCAAGGACTTTGACAGCAGATCTATGGAAGAACTCGGTCGTGAGTACAACACTCAAGACCAAGAAAACCACGATGGACGGAACCCCATGTGGGATCGCCCTGAAGTCCACGATATCTACAAGGAGTGGCGCAAGGTGTTCAACGAGTACAATCCGCCGCGTTTCGCCGTCGGCGAGGCCTGGGTCGTCCCTGAACACCAACATCTTTACGCCTCTCCCGACGAGCTGGGTCAGGTCTTCAACTTCGAGTTCGCCAAAGCCAACTGGGACGTCGATGAGATGCGCACCGCGATTATTGAAGGTCTCGAATCCGCAACACAGAGTGGCGGTTCCACCTCAACGTGGGTGATGAGCAACCATGATATTGTGCGCAATCCCTCCCGTTACGGCCTGCCGAAGGTCAAGGCCAACGGCCAGCACCAGCTTCCGAAAGACTGGCTGCTACGCGACGGCAAGACCTACATCGAGGACCGTGAGCTCGGTACCCGCCGGGCACGCGCCGCCGCGATGATGGAATTCGGCCTGCCCGGATCTGTCTATATCTACCAAGGCGAGGAACTCGGCCTCTTCGAGGTGCCGAACATCCCATGGGACCGTCTCGAGGACCCGACGCCGTTCCGCACCGCGCGCAACTTCAGCGACAAGGGCCGCGACGGCTGTCGTGTGCCGCTGCCCTGGATCGCCGGCGACGAGCCGAAGCCTGCCAGCTGGAGCGAGGACGGGGCCTTCGGCGAGGGCGCATCATTCGGCTTCTCGCCCAAAAAGAAGGCCGACGGCACACCGAGCGCCGATCCGCATCTGCCGCAACCACTGTGGTTCAAGGATTTCGCCGCCGACAAAGAAGCGACCGACCCGACCTCGATGCTGAACTTCTATCGTTCCGCGCTCAGAAATCGAGCCGAGCTGCTGACTTCGACAGGCGATCATGACAGCCTCGACTGGCTGGATATGGGCCACGACGTCATCGCCTACACCCGCCCGGCAAAGGCCTCCGATGAATCGAAAGCCACCTTCGCCAGCATCACCAACTTCGGTGCAGCCCCTGTCGCCTTGCCGAAGGGCAAGGTGCTGCTAACCTCGGCCGGACTTGCTGAAGATGGCGGCCTGCCGCAAGACGCGAGCGCCTGGCTTCTGCTCGACAAGTAA
- a CDS encoding histidine phosphatase family protein, translated as MCRRRRRRRAADTAQLAGYSDFETLDDLMEWDYGTAEGRRREEAGAVLGYYKNCPVIVRWNA; from the coding sequence ATCTGTCGCCGTAGGCGGCGCCGTCGTGCCGCCGATACCGCGCAATTGGCGGGTTATTCCGATTTCGAAACGCTCGACGATCTGATGGAATGGGATTATGGCACGGCCGAAGGCCGTAGACGTGAGGAAGCCGGTGCTGTGCTGGGCTACTACAAAAACTGCCCTGTCATCGTTCGCTGGAATGCGTGA
- a CDS encoding glycoside hydrolase family 13 protein, giving the protein MTANNSRDDWWKQAVVYQVYPRSFKDVNGDGIGDIAGITEKMNYLKTLGVDAIWLSPFYPSELADGGYDVIDYRNVDPRLGTMDDFDKMVEAGHKAGLKVIVDIVPNHTSNKHRFFQEALQAGRGSKARDRYIFREGRGKNGELPPNDWQSLFGGPAWERVADGQWYLHIFAVEQPDVNWKNPDIHEEFKKTFRFWSDHGVDGFRIDVAHGLAKDLDSEPLEKLGEEFSVQNQESHDGRSPLWDRPEVHDIYKEWRQVFNEYNPPRFAVGEAWVVPEHQHLYASTDELGQVFNFEFAKAGWDVNQMRMAITEGLDSAAHTDGSTSTWVMNNHDIPRSTTRYGLPQVPATDKHQIAKDWLLRDGKTYFENRELGTRRARAAVLMEMGLPGSVYIYQGEELGLFEVPDIPWDRLEDPNAVNTKQAASDKGRDGCRVPLPWVADDEPKPASWDKNFGEGASFGFSSATKADGTPAEAPHLPQPLWFKDFAADKETTDPTSMLTLYRSALKERAELLTATGDHSSLDWLDMGDDVIAYTRPAVYQGSSAMFASVTNFGAAPVALPKGRILLTSAELAADGGLPQDASAWLLLDK; this is encoded by the coding sequence ATGACCGCTAATAACTCGCGCGACGACTGGTGGAAGCAGGCCGTCGTCTATCAGGTCTATCCGCGCAGCTTCAAGGACGTCAATGGTGACGGCATTGGCGACATCGCCGGCATCACGGAAAAAATGAATTACTTGAAGACGCTGGGCGTAGATGCAATCTGGCTCTCCCCCTTCTACCCTTCCGAACTCGCCGACGGCGGCTACGATGTCATCGATTACCGCAACGTCGACCCGCGGCTCGGCACGATGGACGATTTCGACAAGATGGTCGAGGCGGGGCACAAGGCCGGTCTCAAGGTGATCGTCGATATCGTGCCGAACCACACCTCCAACAAGCATCGCTTCTTCCAGGAAGCACTCCAGGCCGGCCGCGGCTCGAAGGCGCGCGACCGCTATATCTTCCGTGAAGGCCGTGGCAAGAACGGCGAACTGCCACCGAACGACTGGCAGTCACTGTTCGGCGGGCCGGCATGGGAACGCGTCGCCGACGGCCAGTGGTACCTGCACATCTTCGCCGTCGAACAGCCCGACGTCAACTGGAAGAACCCGGATATCCACGAGGAATTCAAGAAGACGTTCCGCTTCTGGAGCGACCATGGTGTCGACGGATTCCGCATCGACGTGGCGCATGGCCTGGCCAAAGACCTCGACAGCGAGCCCCTGGAGAAGCTGGGCGAGGAATTCAGCGTACAAAATCAGGAGTCCCACGACGGCCGCAGCCCTTTGTGGGATCGCCCGGAGGTCCACGACATCTACAAGGAGTGGCGACAGGTCTTCAACGAATACAACCCGCCGCGTTTCGCAGTCGGCGAGGCTTGGGTGGTGCCCGAGCACCAGCATCTTTACGCTTCGACCGACGAACTCGGCCAGGTCTTCAACTTCGAGTTCGCGAAGGCCGGTTGGGACGTCAACCAGATGCGCATGGCCATCACCGAGGGGCTTGATTCCGCCGCGCACACCGATGGGTCAACCTCGACTTGGGTGATGAACAACCATGACATTCCTCGTAGCACCACTCGTTACGGGCTACCTCAAGTCCCAGCGACAGACAAGCACCAGATCGCCAAAGACTGGCTGCTGCGCGACGGCAAGACCTACTTCGAGAATCGCGAGCTCGGCACCCGCCGCGCCCGCGCCGCCGTTCTGATGGAAATGGGCCTCCCTGGTTCTGTTTATATTTATCAGGGTGAAGAACTCGGGCTTTTCGAAGTGCCGGATATCCCGTGGGATCGTCTGGAAGATCCGAACGCGGTGAACACCAAGCAGGCCGCGAGTGACAAGGGCCGCGACGGTTGTCGCGTACCGCTGCCGTGGGTCGCCGACGACGAGCCCAAACCGGCTTCTTGGGATAAGAATTTTGGTGAGGGCGCATCATTTGGCTTCTCATCCGCGACGAAGGCCGACGGAACTCCCGCCGAAGCTCCGCATCTCCCGCAGCCCCTGTGGTTCAAGGACTTCGCGGCCGACAAGGAAACGACCGACCCGACCTCGATGCTCACGCTTTATCGTTCGGCGCTCAAAGAGCGTGCCGAACTGCTGACCGCGACGGGCGACCACAGTAGCCTCGACTGGCTCGACATGGGTGATGACGTCATCGCCTACACCCGCCCGGCGGTCTATCAAGGCTCGTCAGCCATGTTTGCAAGCGTCACAAACTTCGGCGCGGCTCCCGTAGCACTGCCAAAGGGCCGCATCCTGCTCACTTCCGCCGAACTTGCCGCAGACGGCGGGCTGCCGCAAGACGCGAGCGCCTGGCTTCTGCTTGACAAGTAA
- a CDS encoding histidine phosphatase family protein, with amino-acid sequence MTDYLTSGEGASKPGYLVLLRHGQTAWSATGQYTGLTDVPLNEEGRRQAMAGGKRLREAFPEGFGDGHIFSSPLHRATETAQLAGYSDFETLDDLVEWDYGPAEGRRREEVSAALGHDWCVWDEGPEMLPAQMQGNWVCTLPSNEKVNVHSGTGETVEEAAERSRRVIGKITPLILAGHNVLLVAHAHILRIVTTQWLRTDPRAGRLLRFDTAHHSVLGYYKNDPVIVRWNV; translated from the coding sequence ATGACTGATTATCTTACTTCGGGCGAGGGAGCCTCGAAACCCGGCTATTTGGTATTGCTACGCCACGGACAGACCGCGTGGAGCGCTACCGGTCAGTATACGGGGCTTACCGATGTGCCGTTGAACGAAGAAGGTCGGCGTCAGGCAATGGCCGGCGGCAAGCGTCTGCGTGAGGCGTTCCCGGAAGGTTTTGGGGACGGGCATATTTTTTCCAGTCCGTTGCATCGTGCCACCGAGACCGCGCAATTGGCGGGTTATTCCGATTTCGAAACGCTCGACGACCTGGTGGAATGGGATTATGGTCCCGCCGAAGGCCGCAGGCGTGAGGAAGTCAGTGCCGCGCTTGGGCACGATTGGTGTGTGTGGGACGAAGGCCCCGAAATGTTGCCGGCTCAAATGCAAGGTAATTGGGTTTGCACGCTGCCCAGCAATGAAAAGGTGAACGTCCATAGCGGCACCGGCGAGACCGTGGAAGAGGCTGCCGAACGCTCTCGTCGTGTCATCGGGAAAATAACGCCGTTGATTCTTGCCGGTCACAATGTCCTGCTCGTGGCTCACGCCCATATCCTGCGTATCGTCACCACGCAATGGCTTCGCACCGACCCGCGTGCTGGCCGTCTCCTGCGTTTCGATACCGCCCATCACTCGGTTTTGGGCTACTACAAAAACGATCCTGTCATTGTCCGTTGGAATGTGTGA
- a CDS encoding DUF4235 domain-containing protein, which yields MHARHSKTAVEEADKESSQNLNTPAWDSFMPSRPSKPSAQTEASPATDSASYPSSPVPPSSPLSSSSPVPSSSSSSSSSSTDHIVESLHRVDQKVETMRQHRLQDPDTLGDKIVKIIVPTVLGTLAGKVFKTVWDSQVTNRHRSAGAGSGIAEDAQQQGFIASVIFAAASAAFGSVISSLGTRGSNALVTRRHNRRNGK from the coding sequence ATGCACGCAAGACACAGCAAAACGGCGGTAGAGGAAGCCGACAAGGAAAGCTCGCAAAATCTCAACACACCTGCCTGGGATTCGTTTATGCCTTCCAGGCCCTCCAAGCCCTCGGCTCAAACCGAAGCCAGCCCTGCAACAGATTCGGCCTCATACCCATCTTCACCAGTGCCCCCATCTTCACCTTTATCTTCATCTTCGCCTGTACCGTCATCTTCATCCTCATCCTCATCCTCATCGACGGACCATATCGTCGAAAGCCTTCATCGCGTCGACCAGAAAGTAGAAACCATGCGTCAACATCGTTTGCAAGACCCCGATACCTTGGGCGACAAGATCGTCAAAATCATCGTGCCCACCGTTCTGGGAACGTTGGCCGGCAAGGTGTTCAAAACCGTGTGGGACAGCCAAGTCACCAACAGGCATCGGTCAGCGGGCGCGGGCAGCGGCATTGCCGAAGATGCCCAACAGCAAGGATTTATCGCCAGTGTCATCTTCGCCGCAGCTTCGGCCGCGTTCGGTTCCGTAATCTCCTCGCTGGGCACGCGCGGTTCGAACGCGCTGGTCACGCGTCGGCACAATCGGCGCAACGGGAAATAG
- a CDS encoding nitroreductase family protein yields the protein MTESQKNLRTNETIETLLNRRSIRKFKPEAIDVETVATLETVAQHAASSQYLQDWSAIRVEDPAVKGAIAEIAHQTYVAEAPLLYLFVADEHRNAAIATRKGVDVHSDEFTLNSSYRFTQAQNDAVLALHAMETAAYSLDLGCVILGSVLNNPRKLIKLLHLPEFTYPVLGLAIGKPDQSPALKPRMERDDQFFINRYPADDGELLHGLDAFDATAHKYYDLRNTDRPVDAFSDQIANNSVDRGVFSRSVTPVAEDQHFRFDR from the coding sequence ATGACCGAATCTCAAAAAAATCTTCGTACCAACGAAACCATCGAAACCTTGTTAAACCGCCGCTCGATCCGCAAGTTCAAGCCGGAAGCCATCGACGTTGAGACCGTCGCCACGCTGGAAACCGTGGCGCAGCACGCCGCCTCAAGCCAATACCTGCAGGATTGGTCGGCCATCCGCGTCGAAGACCCGGCCGTCAAAGGCGCCATCGCCGAAATCGCCCACCAGACCTACGTGGCCGAAGCCCCGTTGCTCTACCTTTTCGTGGCCGACGAGCACCGCAACGCCGCCATCGCCACACGCAAAGGCGTCGACGTCCACTCCGACGAATTCACGCTGAACTCCAGCTATCGCTTCACCCAGGCGCAGAACGACGCGGTTCTTGCGCTGCACGCCATGGAGACCGCCGCCTATTCGCTGGACCTGGGCTGCGTGATCCTCGGTTCCGTGTTGAACAATCCGCGCAAGCTCATCAAGCTGCTGCATCTGCCGGAATTCACTTACCCCGTGCTCGGCCTCGCCATCGGCAAGCCCGACCAGTCGCCGGCCCTGAAACCTCGCATGGAACGCGACGACCAGTTCTTCATCAACCGCTACCCTGCCGACGACGGGGAGCTGCTCCACGGGCTCGATGCCTTCGACGCTACCGCCCACAAGTATTACGATTTGCGCAACACCGACCGCCCCGTCGACGCCTTCAGCGACCAAATCGCGAACAACTCGGTCGACCGCGGCGTCTTCAGCCGCTCGGTCACGCCTGTCGCCGAGGACCAGCACTTCCGCTTCGACCGCTGA
- a CDS encoding ClbS/DfsB family four-helix bundle protein, with amino-acid sequence MQTYQDKEDLKSEIRKTYDKYIAEFDEIPETLKDERCEDVDRTPAENLAYQVGWTTLLLQWERDERAGRQVHTPSERYAWNRLGDLYRWFTDTYAGLPLRELRERLDANVADILAMIDTMSEDEVFDPHRRKWADEATKTAIWPVWKFIHINTVAPFKTFRAKIRKWKKNVL; translated from the coding sequence ATGCAGACATATCAAGACAAAGAGGATCTGAAAAGCGAAATTCGGAAGACATACGACAAGTACATTGCGGAATTCGATGAGATTCCGGAGACGTTGAAAGACGAACGGTGCGAGGATGTCGATCGTACGCCCGCAGAAAACCTTGCGTACCAAGTTGGCTGGACCACCTTGCTTCTGCAATGGGAGCGCGATGAGCGTGCAGGGCGACAAGTACACACGCCATCCGAACGATATGCATGGAACCGGCTGGGCGACTTGTACCGTTGGTTCACGGATACATACGCGGGGCTGCCATTGCGGGAGCTCAGAGAGAGGCTTGATGCCAACGTTGCTGACATCCTTGCTATGATTGACACCATGTCGGAAGATGAGGTTTTCGATCCTCATCGACGTAAATGGGCGGATGAGGCCACTAAAACGGCTATATGGCCGGTCTGGAAGTTCATTCACATCAACACAGTTGCGCCGTTCAAGACGTTTAGGGCAAAAATCAGGAAGTGGAAAAAGAACGTTTTGTAG
- a CDS encoding aldo/keto reductase, whose protein sequence is MKYSELGTSGVKASRVAFGAMRIRSKSEEEAREIVRTALDGGINFFDTADCYGAGASSRRLGQAFKDVKVDRSKIFIQTKFGIYRDPDDDNITRYDFSKDHLVAALDGELKNLQTDYVDFVLLHRPDTLVELDELAEAFNELQSSGKVRHFGVSNMNPMQVEMLQSALDQKLEVNQLQFGLGHTGMLQQEIHVNMEDAPSVDHDGGLISYSRLKRMTIQAWSPFQFGFFEGVFIDNPKFPELNEELQHVADAHGVAKNAIAVAWILRHPAKMQVLLGSMTPSRLKEMMAGTDIEISAQEWYDLYTAAGNDLP, encoded by the coding sequence ATGAAATATAGCGAACTCGGAACATCGGGCGTGAAAGCTTCGCGCGTGGCCTTTGGAGCCATGCGTATTCGCAGCAAGAGCGAGGAAGAGGCGCGGGAAATCGTGCGCACGGCGCTGGACGGCGGCATCAATTTCTTCGATACCGCAGATTGCTACGGTGCGGGTGCCAGCAGCAGGCGGCTTGGCCAGGCGTTTAAGGACGTCAAAGTCGACCGTAGCAAGATTTTCATACAGACAAAGTTCGGCATCTATCGCGATCCGGATGACGATAACATCACGCGTTACGATTTTTCCAAGGATCATCTCGTCGCCGCGCTCGACGGTGAGCTGAAGAATCTGCAGACCGATTACGTTGATTTCGTCCTCCTTCACCGCCCGGATACGCTTGTCGAGCTTGATGAGCTGGCAGAGGCCTTCAACGAGCTGCAATCCAGCGGCAAGGTGCGTCATTTCGGCGTCAGCAACATGAACCCGATGCAGGTCGAGATGTTGCAAAGCGCTCTCGACCAGAAGCTGGAGGTCAACCAGCTGCAATTCGGGCTCGGGCACACCGGCATGCTGCAGCAGGAGATTCACGTCAACATGGAGGACGCGCCGAGCGTCGACCATGACGGCGGTCTAATCAGCTACTCGCGTTTGAAGCGTATGACAATTCAGGCGTGGAGCCCGTTCCAGTTCGGCTTCTTCGAAGGCGTTTTCATCGACAACCCGAAGTTCCCCGAACTCAACGAGGAGCTGCAACACGTCGCTGATGCGCACGGTGTGGCGAAGAACGCGATTGCCGTGGCTTGGATTCTGCGCCATCCTGCCAAGATGCAGGTGCTGCTGGGGTCGATGACTCCAAGCCGTCTGAAAGAGATGATGGCGGGTACCGATATTGAAATCAGTGCTCAGGAATGGTACGACCTCTACACCGCCGCCGGCAACGACCTACCGTAA
- a CDS encoding C1 family peptidase, whose protein sequence is MAMGIDDVRGYSENYNMGSAARANHVAANAAVKNGVIKAATSYEGTRELTHDFSIELKQGSITDQQRSGRCWMFASLNTLRYELMHRWKLEDFEFSETYLFFWDKFEKSNAYLENVLATLDEPTDSRTFETINAYPADDGGWWQMFVNLVNKYGLVPKSAYPESQNSKDSDAFTQYLTTKLHQFAIQLRDHHENGMAMSELRESKKRYMEDIYRICAISLGEPPAKFDWRARVKDGDDDKNDESENKSGSGKNSKDSKNNATSDAEAEKSKENAEKSEQGEPGIDERKQIVEHGITPLDFYHKYVPVDVNDFVTLCNNPMRSRPFYTHFQLKYSTNVAETGNLDFTNVPIDVLRKAAVDQVKAGHPIWFACDCMQYCVRDGGYFSKNAVRVDELFGTDFDIDKANGLEYGDYPSNHAMTITGVNLDENGKPNRWKIENSWGKSTGTDGYYVADGEWFDQFVTEVIIRKEFLDDRTLKASQSEPVVLDPWQTISARSD, encoded by the coding sequence ATGGCGATGGGCATTGATGACGTTCGTGGATATAGCGAGAACTACAACATGGGCTCAGCCGCGAGAGCCAACCATGTGGCAGCGAATGCGGCGGTCAAGAACGGCGTAATCAAAGCCGCGACCAGTTACGAAGGAACGCGCGAGCTGACACATGACTTCTCCATCGAGCTCAAGCAAGGAAGTATCACCGACCAGCAGCGCAGCGGGCGGTGCTGGATGTTCGCCTCGCTCAACACCCTGCGTTACGAGCTGATGCATCGCTGGAAACTCGAGGATTTCGAGTTTTCTGAGACGTATCTGTTCTTCTGGGACAAGTTCGAGAAGTCGAACGCCTACCTTGAAAACGTGCTGGCCACGCTCGACGAGCCGACCGATAGCCGCACGTTCGAGACGATCAACGCCTACCCAGCCGACGATGGCGGATGGTGGCAGATGTTCGTCAATCTGGTCAACAAGTACGGGCTCGTGCCGAAATCGGCATATCCAGAATCGCAGAATTCCAAGGATTCCGACGCATTCACGCAGTATCTGACCACGAAACTGCACCAGTTCGCGATTCAGTTGCGCGATCACCATGAAAACGGCATGGCCATGAGTGAGCTGCGCGAATCCAAGAAACGATATATGGAGGACATCTACCGTATCTGCGCGATTTCATTGGGCGAGCCACCGGCAAAGTTCGATTGGCGAGCGCGTGTCAAAGACGGCGATGACGACAAGAACGACGAAAGTGAAAACAAGAGCGGCAGCGGCAAGAACTCCAAGGACTCAAAGAATAACGCCACGTCCGACGCAGAGGCCGAAAAGTCAAAGGAAAATGCTGAAAAATCGGAGCAGGGAGAACCCGGCATCGACGAGCGCAAGCAGATCGTCGAGCACGGCATCACGCCACTTGATTTCTATCACAAGTATGTGCCAGTGGATGTCAACGACTTCGTGACGCTTTGCAACAACCCGATGAGATCCCGCCCGTTCTATACTCATTTCCAGCTCAAGTATTCGACCAACGTGGCCGAAACCGGCAATCTCGATTTCACCAACGTACCGATTGACGTACTGCGCAAGGCGGCCGTCGACCAAGTCAAGGCAGGACACCCGATCTGGTTCGCTTGCGATTGCATGCAATATTGCGTTCGCGACGGCGGATACTTCAGCAAAAACGCGGTGCGCGTGGATGAGCTGTTCGGCACCGATTTCGACATCGACAAGGCGAATGGCCTGGAATACGGGGATTATCCGAGCAACCACGCCATGACCATCACCGGTGTGAACCTCGATGAAAACGGCAAGCCGAACCGCTGGAAGATCGAGAACAGCTGGGGCAAGTCGACTGGAACCGACGGCTACTATGTCGCGGACGGTGAGTGGTTCGACCAGTTCGTCACCGAGGTCATCATCCGCAAGGAATTCCTCGATGACAGGACGCTGAAGGCTTCGCAATCCGAACCAGTAGTGCTCGACCCGTGGCAGACGATCAGCGCACGAAGCGACTGA
- the metG gene encoding methionine--tRNA ligase has protein sequence MTHILVNVAWPYANGPRHIGHVAGFGVPSDVYARYERMKGNDVLMVSGTDEHGTPILVEADKEGVSPQELANRYNRVIAKDLCDLGLSYDLFTRTTTGNHEHVVQEMFKQCLENGYIYKGTQKVAISPSTGRTLPDRYIEGTCPICGADGARGDQCDNCGNELDPDELINPVSKINGEKPEFKETEHFFLDLPALAEANLAWLKTRKGWRTNVINFSLGLFKEVKPRAITRDIDWGIPVPVDGWIDNPNKKLYVWFDAVIGYLSASIEWARRKGEPDAWKKWWNDPQSPAYYFMGKDNITFHSQIWPSEILAYNGEGSKGGEPGEYGKLNLPEQVVASEFMTMEGKKFSSSRGIVIYVKDILARYPVDAVRYYISVAGPETSDADFTWSEFVRHNNEELAASWGNLVNRVANLMYKNFGEIPELDEDSMTAEDRALLEETSAAFDVVGGLIEHHHQKNALNEAMKVVGDINKYISAVEPWKIKDDERRLGTVLHICAQAVSDANHLLAPFLPQSAQKVWEALGGVGTFSPLPHIEEVEDLDKPGFKYPIITGDYELGRTVHPWQSEPLIPGTPIPAPSPIFQKIPKEAVTEELTRFEADLEARKEAEAKRLEEAKEKLAEEEKAK, from the coding sequence ATGACACATATTTTGGTGAACGTTGCATGGCCGTACGCAAACGGCCCCCGTCATATCGGCCACGTGGCCGGTTTCGGCGTGCCTTCCGACGTGTACGCGCGCTACGAACGTATGAAGGGCAACGATGTCCTGATGGTTTCCGGCACCGACGAACACGGTACCCCGATTCTGGTCGAGGCCGACAAGGAAGGCGTGAGTCCTCAGGAGCTGGCGAATCGCTACAACCGCGTCATCGCCAAGGACCTTTGCGATCTCGGCCTGAGCTACGACCTTTTCACCCGCACCACAACGGGTAACCATGAGCATGTCGTCCAAGAGATGTTCAAGCAGTGCTTGGAGAACGGCTACATATATAAAGGTACGCAGAAAGTCGCGATTTCGCCTTCCACCGGCCGCACCCTGCCTGACCGCTATATCGAGGGTACCTGCCCAATCTGCGGTGCCGACGGCGCTCGCGGCGACCAGTGCGACAACTGCGGCAACGAGCTCGACCCCGACGAGCTGATCAACCCCGTCTCCAAGATCAACGGCGAAAAGCCGGAATTCAAGGAGACCGAACATTTCTTCCTCGACCTGCCGGCGCTCGCCGAAGCGAACCTCGCGTGGCTCAAGACCCGCAAGGGCTGGCGCACTAACGTCATCAACTTCTCACTCGGCCTCTTTAAGGAGGTCAAGCCGCGCGCCATCACCCGCGACATTGACTGGGGCATCCCCGTGCCGGTCGATGGCTGGATCGACAACCCCAACAAGAAGCTCTACGTGTGGTTTGATGCGGTTATTGGCTATCTGTCTGCTTCCATCGAATGGGCCCGCCGCAAGGGCGAGCCTGACGCATGGAAGAAATGGTGGAACGACCCGCAGTCCCCGGCCTATTACTTCATGGGCAAAGACAACATCACCTTCCATTCCCAGATCTGGCCCTCCGAGATCCTCGCCTATAACGGCGAAGGCTCTAAGGGCGGGGAACCCGGCGAATATGGCAAACTCAACCTGCCCGAGCAAGTCGTTGCCAGCGAGTTCATGACCATGGAGGGCAAGAAGTTCAGCTCCTCGCGCGGCATCGTCATCTATGTCAAGGACATTTTGGCACGGTACCCCGTTGATGCCGTTCGGTATTACATTTCCGTGGCCGGCCCGGAGACCTCAGACGCCGACTTCACCTGGTCCGAATTCGTGCGCCACAATAACGAGGAACTTGCTGCCAGCTGGGGCAACCTCGTCAATCGCGTGGCCAACCTCATGTACAAGAACTTCGGCGAGATTCCGGAGCTTGACGAGGATTCCATGACCGCCGAGGACCGTGCGCTGCTCGAGGAGACCTCCGCGGCGTTCGACGTGGTCGGCGGGCTCATCGAGCACCATCACCAGAAGAACGCCCTGAACGAGGCCATGAAGGTCGTCGGCGACATCAACAAGTACATTTCCGCGGTCGAGCCGTGGAAGATCAAGGACGACGAGAGGCGCCTCGGCACCGTGCTGCACATCTGCGCGCAAGCCGTTTCCGACGCGAACCATCTGCTCGCTCCGTTCCTGCCGCAGTCTGCGCAGAAGGTCTGGGAGGCACTCGGTGGCGTCGGCACGTTCTCGCCGCTGCCGCATATCGAAGAGGTCGAAGACCTCGACAAGCCCGGTTTCAAGTACCCGATCATCACCGGCGACTATGAACTGGGCCGCACTGTTCATCCGTGGCAGAGCGAGCCGCTTATCCCTGGCACGCCGATTCCTGCGCCGTCCCCTATCTTCCAGAAGATTCCGAAAGAAGCCGTCACCGAAGAGCTGACTCGCTTCGAGGCCGACCTGGAGGCCCGCAAGGAGGCCGAGGCCAAGCGCTTGGAAGAAGCCAAGGAAAAGCTTGCCGAAGAAGAAAAAGCCAAGTAG